The following are encoded together in the Brassica napus cultivar Da-Ae chromosome A9, Da-Ae, whole genome shotgun sequence genome:
- the LOC106347134 gene encoding pre-mRNA-splicing factor ATP-dependent RNA helicase DEAH10 produces the protein MPSMAQGELKSSVLPNPKPPIASRFSMRQKIAEHRKSLPIASVEKRLIEEVQKNDILIIVGETGSGKTTQLPQFLFSGGFCREGKMVGITQPRRIAAVTIAKRVAEESDVELGQRVGYSIRFDDCTSSSTRLKYMTDGFLLREALLDPLLSRYSVIVVDEAHERTVHTDVLLALLKEVQRARSKHEGVQTKAGDEIGVKRNGGVLRGCQGRKVSPLKLIIMSASLDARVFSEYFGGAKAVHVEGRQFPVDIFYTVHPETDYVDAALVTIFQIHVEEKPGDILVFLTGQDEIESVERLVKERLEHLPEDKRKLLPLAIFSALPSEQQMQVFAPAPTGFRKVILATNIAETSITIPGIRYVIDPGFVKARTYDPSKGMETLDVVPASKAQSLQRSGRAGREGPGKCFRLYPEREFEKLDGSTKPEIKRCNLSNVILQLKALGIDDIVGFDFIDKPSRGAIVKALTELRLLGALTDDCQLEKPAGEQMSRLPLDPVYSRALILANKQFNCLEEMLITVAMLSVESIFYDPREKREEARTSRNHFASIEGDHLTYLSVYRESNEFLEKRKTESSEAKIDKIMKKWCKDNFVNNRSLKHARDTYRQIRGHVEQMGFNVSSCGNDMLEYRRCLAASFFLKAAQRQMDGTYRALESGEIVHIHPTSVLFRSKPECVIFNELMQTSKKYIKNLTRIDHLWLAEFAPHHYKTDDEMKDLTQEMESCRLKLSK, from the exons ATGCCATCAATGGCGCAAGGAGAACTCAAGAGCTCTGTACTAccgaaccctaaacccccaATTGCTTCACGCTTCAG CATGAGGCAGAAGATAGCAGAACATAGAAAGTCTCTTCCTATTGCTTCAG TGGAGAAGCGTCTGATTGAGGAGGTTCAAAAGAATGATATTTTGATTATTGTTGGTGAAACCGGTAGTGGGAAGACTACTC AGTTGCCTCAGTTTCTATTCAGTGGTGGATTCTGTAGGGAAGGGAAGATGGTGGGGATAACGCAGCCGAGGCGTATCGCTGCTGTGACTATTGCTAAAAGGGTAGCTGAGGAGAGTGATGTTGAGTTGGGCCAAAGGGTTGGTTATTCCATTAGGTTTGATGATTGCACTTCTAGCTCCACGAGGTTGAAGTACATGACTGATGGGTTTTTGTTGAG GGAAGCTTTGTTGGATCCGCTTCTTTCTAGATATTCAGTCATTGTTGTCGATGAAGCCCACGAGAGGACTGTTCATACTGATGTTCTGCTGGCCTTGCTGAAAGAGGTGCAGCGGGCTCGGTCAAAGCACGAAGGAGTACAAACAAAAGCAGGTGATGAGATTGGTGTTAAGCGGAATGGTGGTGTGTTAAGAGGGTGTCAGGGCAGGAAAGTATCTCCGTTGAAGCTGATAATCATGTCTGCGAGTTTGGATGCACGTGTTTTCTCTGAGTACTTTGGTGGTGCCAAAGCTGTTCATGTGGAAGGGAGACAGTTTCCAGTTGACATTTTTTACACAGTCCATCCCGAAACAGATTATGTGGACGCAGCTTTGGTCACTATATTCCAG ATTCATGTGGAAGAGAAGCCAGGTGATATACTTGTTTTCCTCACCGGGCAAGATGAGATTGAATCTGTTGAAAGACTTGTCAAAGAAAGACTTGAGCATTTACCTGAAGACAAGAGGAAGCTGCTGCCTCTTGCTATCTTCTCTGCTCTTCCATCAGAGCAGCAGATGCAAGTCTTTGCCCCTGCGCCAACTGGTTTTCGTAAG gtGATATTGGCCACAAATATAGCGGAGACATCGATTACAATTCCTGGAATAAGATATGTGATAGACCCTGGGTTTGTTAAGGCAAGAACCTATGATCCGAGCAAGGGAATGGAGACGCTTGATGTTGTTCCAGCATCAAAAGCACAGTCGCTTCAAAGAAG tgGACGTGCAGGACGTGAGGGTCCTGGCAAATGTTTTCGTCTTTATCCAGAAAGAGAATTTGAGAAGCTGGATGGTTCAACCAAACCAGAGATCAAGAGATGCAATCTCTCTAATGTCATTTTGCAGCTCAAGGCTCTGGGAATTGATGACATTGTTGGATTTGATTTTATAGATAAACCTTCTAG GGGCGCCATTGTGAAGGCATTGACGGAGTTGCGCTTGCTTGGTGCCTTGACGGATGATTGCCAACTAGAGAAACCCGCCGGAGAACAAATGTCACGGCTCCCACTAGATCCTGTCTACTCCAGAGCTCTAATTTTGGCCAATAAACAGTTCAACTGTCTGGAGGAAATGTTAATCACGGTTGCAATGCTCTCTGTGGAATCCATATTTTATGATCCTcgtgagaagagagaagag GCAAGAACCTCAAGAAACCACTTTGCTAGCATTGAAGGGGATCATCTCACTTATCTTAGCGTATATCGAGAGTCGAATGAGTTCTTGGAGAAGAGAAAGACAGAAAGCAGTGAAGCCAAAATTgataaaatcatgaaaaaatggTGCAAGGACAACTTCGTGAATAATCGCTCCTTGAAACATGCTCGTGACACTTATAG ACAAATTCGTGGACATGTTGAACAGATGGGGTTTAATGTGTCTTCGTGTGGGAACGACATGCTCGAGTATCGTAGATGTCTTGCTGCATCGTTTTTCCTTAAAGCAGCACAGAGGCAGATGGATGGGACATACAGGGCGTTGGAAAGTGGGGAGATTGTCCACATCCACCCAACTTCTGTTTTATTTCGTTCGAAACCCGAGTGCGTTATCTTCAACGAGCTCATGCAAACCAGCAAGAAGTATATTAAGAACCTGACGAGAATTGATCATTTATGGTTGGCTGAGTTCGCTCCTCATCATTACAAAACAGATGATGAGATGAAGGACTTAACACAAG AGATGGAAAGTTGCAGACTGAAGCTTTCTaaatga